A genome region from Cydia pomonella isolate Wapato2018A chromosome 21, ilCydPomo1, whole genome shotgun sequence includes the following:
- the LOC133529797 gene encoding uncharacterized protein LOC133529797: protein MKCVLFVACVVAVRGYSIGDNEVITPRLSTSEDLLDSVISDCFDTSEPSACLKVKVLSYLDTQLGVNKESARSFDDKNIDKVIFDRVGRILNANEFRFKLPEFIFQNAEVSYRADRGFDVEFPEESENGEARGLLKKKLLLPVLLLLKLKMKAIMPILVTIIGIKAVKALILSKLAITLVLGFLIYNLVLKKGAMPMMMAPTDAPPAPQYGPPASQYGPPSTPAAPADSYGSPQWEPSSSGPYSRVWDPSQLAYSSYFPSESSSSGSQSPSYSSVASISTVSSSSSSPTY from the exons ATGAAGTGCGTTTTATTTGTGGCTTGTGTGGTGGCTGTGAGGGGGTACAGCATAGGGGACAATGAGGTTATCACCCCACGTTTAAGTACAAGTGAGGATCTGTTGGACAGTGTTATCAGTGATTGTTTCGACACCAGCGAGCCTTCAGCGTGTCTTAAAGTCAAAGTGCTTTCATACCTGGATACGCAGCTCGGAGTGAACAAGGAGTCGGCCCGGTCTTTCGACGACAAGAACATCGATAAAGTGATCTTCGATCGTGTTGGGAGGATTCTGAACGCGAACGAGTTCAGGTTCAAGCTGCCGGAGTTCATCTTCCAGAATGCTGAAGTGTCGTACAGGGCTGATCGGGGATTCGATGTTGAATTCCCTGAGGAGAGTGAAAATGGGGAAG CTCGTGGTCTCTTGAAGAAGAAGCTTCTGCTCCCCGTGCTGCTACTTTTGAAGCTGAAGATGAAGGCGATCATGCCCATCCTGGTGACCATCATCGGCATTAAGGCCGTCAAAGCCCTGATTCTCAGCAAGCTGGCCATCACCCTGGTGCTTGGATTCTTGATCTATAATCTGGTTTTGAAGAAGGGAG CTATGCCCATGATGATGGCCCCAACCGACGCCCCGCCAGCACCCCAATACGGACCCCCCGCCTCACAATACGGACCGCCCTCCACCCCCGCCGCTCCCGCGGACTCCTACGGCAGCCCCCAATGGGAGCCTTCAAGCTCCGGCCCGTACTCTCGCGTCTGGGACCCGAGTCAGCTCGCCTACAGCTCATACTTCCCTAGCGAATCTAGCTCGTCTGGTTCTCAGTCTCCGAGCTACTCTAGCGTAGCTTCCATCTCGActgtttcatcatcatcatcctcgcCCACCTACTAG
- the LOC133529492 gene encoding equilibrative nucleoside transporter 1 isoform X3 has product MSDNYGTFIGKETAGWEAEEKAPFLRNEPVKLTPAWEGSNLPNDTLNLKGIAMDLTPPKDRWHLIYITLLIHGLGTLTAWNMFITAKDYFTTYKLVNTWYEAKYMDYTGLAAQIPNFLFSWFNVFVKLGGNLTTRIVWSLSMEVLIFVFTIVMAMVDSSQWPGIFFWLTLVSIFLLNGCNAIFQNSVYGVAARLPPQYTGAVVLGSNVCGTLVVLVEWASASVGGSKRTAAIYYFIAGMFVLLICFDTYFAMPLNRFYRYHDTLQQRTLRVNPALAATGQEDTKKKIPYKTIFRQSWVQLYNIWLVFFVSLAVFPSVHSDVKASTPGFLGDNFMRLTCFLTFNLTAMIGNITASLFPYPTKRWLSIFTTARLAFIPFFLLCNYQPKGVVRTLPVLINNDIVYWIGAVLLGWSSGHGSSLGMMYVSGTVAPEHAATAGMLGGATLVTGITCGLVFAFFAPAPLVAAALWAAA; this is encoded by the exons ATGAGTGATAATTATGGGACCTTTATTGGCAAGGAGACAG caGGTTGGGAGGCCGAGGAGAAGGCGCCGTTCCTTCGCAACGAGCCGGTCAAACTCACGCCGGCCTGGGAGGGCTCCAACCTGCCCAATGACACCCTCAACCTCAAAG GTATAGCCATGGACCTAACTCCACCAAAGGACCGATGGCACCTCATCTATATAACCCTCTTGATACACGGGCTCGGCACGCTGACGGCTTGGAATATGTTCATCACGGCCAAG GACTACTTTACCACATACAAGTTGGTTAATACGTGGTACGAGGCCAAGTACATGGACTACACAGGGCTCGCCGCACAGATACCCAACTTCTTGTTCAGCTGGTTCAACGTGTTCGTTAAGTTAGG CGGAAACCTGACCACGCGTATCGTGTGGTCTCTCAGCATGGAGGTGCTAATATTCGTGTTCACGATCGTGATGGCCATGGTGGACAGCAGCCAGTGGCCGGGGATTTTCTTCTGGCTGACACTCGTTTCCATCTTCTTGTTGAACG GCTGCAACGCGATCTTCCAAAACTCCGTGTACGGCGTGGCGGCGCGCCTGCCGCCGCAGTACACGGGCGCCGTGGTGCTCGGCTCCAACGTGTGCGGCACGCTCGTCGTGCTCGTGGAGTGGGCCTCCGCCAGCGTCGGCGGCAGCAAGCGCACGGCCGCCATCTACTACTTCATCGCGGGCATGTTCGTGCTCCTAATATGCTTCGATACTTACTTCGCGATGCCTTTAAAC aGGTTCTACCGCTACCACGACACGCTGCAACAGCGTACATTACGCGTGAATCCGGCGCTGGCCGCCACCGGACAAGAAGACACAAAGAAGAAGATACCATACAAAACCATCTTCCGGCAATCCTGGGTGCAGCTGTATAACATATGGCTGGTGTTCTTCGTGTCGCTGGCCGTGTTCCCCAGTGTTCATTCAG ATGTGAAGGCCAGCACGCCAGGTTTCCTCGGAGACAACTTCATGAGGCTCACCTGTTTCCTCACCTTCAATCTTACAGCCATGATTGGAAACATCACTGCCAGTTTGTTCCCATAT CCCACGAAACGCTGGCTATCCATCTTCACGACCGCCCGCCTGGCCTTCATCCCATTCTTCCTTCTCTGCAACTACCAGCCCAAGGGCGTGGTGCGGACGCTGCCGGTGCTCATCAATAATGACATCGTGTATTGGATCGGCGCAGTGCTGTTAGGGTGGAGTTCTGGACATGGCAGCTCCTTGGGGATGATGTATGTTAGCGG TACGGTGGCACCCGAGCACGCCGCCACGGCCGGCATGCTGGGCGGCGCCACGCTGGTGACGGGCATCACGTGCGGGCTCGTGTTCGCCTTCTtcgcgcccgcgccgctcgtCGCCGCCGCGCTGTGGGCGGCCGCCTAG
- the LOC133529492 gene encoding equilibrative nucleoside transporter 1 isoform X4: MSDNYGTFIGKETGWEAEEKAPFLRNEPVKLTPAWEGSNLPNDTLNLKGIAMDLTPPKDRWHLIYITLLIHGLGTLTAWNMFITAKDYFTTYKLVNTWYEAKYMDYTGLAAQIPNFLFSWFNVFVKLGGNLTTRIVWSLSMEVLIFVFTIVMAMVDSSQWPGIFFWLTLVSIFLLNGCNAIFQNSVYGVAARLPPQYTGAVVLGSNVCGTLVVLVEWASASVGGSKRTAAIYYFIAGMFVLLICFDTYFAMPLNRFYRYHDTLQQRTLRVNPALAATGQEDTKKKIPYKTIFRQSWVQLYNIWLVFFVSLAVFPSVHSDVKASTPGFLGDNFMRLTCFLTFNLTAMIGNITASLFPYPTKRWLSIFTTARLAFIPFFLLCNYQPKGVVRTLPVLINNDIVYWIGAVLLGWSSGHGSSLGMMYVSGTVAPEHAATAGMLGGATLVTGITCGLVFAFFAPAPLVAAALWAAA; encoded by the exons ATGAGTGATAATTATGGGACCTTTATTGGCAAGGAGACAG GTTGGGAGGCCGAGGAGAAGGCGCCGTTCCTTCGCAACGAGCCGGTCAAACTCACGCCGGCCTGGGAGGGCTCCAACCTGCCCAATGACACCCTCAACCTCAAAG GTATAGCCATGGACCTAACTCCACCAAAGGACCGATGGCACCTCATCTATATAACCCTCTTGATACACGGGCTCGGCACGCTGACGGCTTGGAATATGTTCATCACGGCCAAG GACTACTTTACCACATACAAGTTGGTTAATACGTGGTACGAGGCCAAGTACATGGACTACACAGGGCTCGCCGCACAGATACCCAACTTCTTGTTCAGCTGGTTCAACGTGTTCGTTAAGTTAGG CGGAAACCTGACCACGCGTATCGTGTGGTCTCTCAGCATGGAGGTGCTAATATTCGTGTTCACGATCGTGATGGCCATGGTGGACAGCAGCCAGTGGCCGGGGATTTTCTTCTGGCTGACACTCGTTTCCATCTTCTTGTTGAACG GCTGCAACGCGATCTTCCAAAACTCCGTGTACGGCGTGGCGGCGCGCCTGCCGCCGCAGTACACGGGCGCCGTGGTGCTCGGCTCCAACGTGTGCGGCACGCTCGTCGTGCTCGTGGAGTGGGCCTCCGCCAGCGTCGGCGGCAGCAAGCGCACGGCCGCCATCTACTACTTCATCGCGGGCATGTTCGTGCTCCTAATATGCTTCGATACTTACTTCGCGATGCCTTTAAAC aGGTTCTACCGCTACCACGACACGCTGCAACAGCGTACATTACGCGTGAATCCGGCGCTGGCCGCCACCGGACAAGAAGACACAAAGAAGAAGATACCATACAAAACCATCTTCCGGCAATCCTGGGTGCAGCTGTATAACATATGGCTGGTGTTCTTCGTGTCGCTGGCCGTGTTCCCCAGTGTTCATTCAG ATGTGAAGGCCAGCACGCCAGGTTTCCTCGGAGACAACTTCATGAGGCTCACCTGTTTCCTCACCTTCAATCTTACAGCCATGATTGGAAACATCACTGCCAGTTTGTTCCCATAT CCCACGAAACGCTGGCTATCCATCTTCACGACCGCCCGCCTGGCCTTCATCCCATTCTTCCTTCTCTGCAACTACCAGCCCAAGGGCGTGGTGCGGACGCTGCCGGTGCTCATCAATAATGACATCGTGTATTGGATCGGCGCAGTGCTGTTAGGGTGGAGTTCTGGACATGGCAGCTCCTTGGGGATGATGTATGTTAGCGG TACGGTGGCACCCGAGCACGCCGCCACGGCCGGCATGCTGGGCGGCGCCACGCTGGTGACGGGCATCACGTGCGGGCTCGTGTTCGCCTTCTtcgcgcccgcgccgctcgtCGCCGCCGCGCTGTGGGCGGCCGCCTAG
- the LOC133529492 gene encoding equilibrative nucleoside transporter 1 isoform X2, translated as MEMSYQGGAEAESLLRPDQRNAVVMPTGARGWEAEEKAPFLRNEPVKLTPAWEGSNLPNDTLNLKGIAMDLTPPKDRWHLIYITLLIHGLGTLTAWNMFITAKDYFTTYKLVNTWYEAKYMDYTGLAAQIPNFLFSWFNVFVKLGGNLTTRIVWSLSMEVLIFVFTIVMAMVDSSQWPGIFFWLTLVSIFLLNGCNAIFQNSVYGVAARLPPQYTGAVVLGSNVCGTLVVLVEWASASVGGSKRTAAIYYFIAGMFVLLICFDTYFAMPLNRFYRYHDTLQQRTLRVNPALAATGQEDTKKKIPYKTIFRQSWVQLYNIWLVFFVSLAVFPSVHSDVKASTPGFLGDNFMRLTCFLTFNLTAMIGNITASLFPYPTKRWLSIFTTARLAFIPFFLLCNYQPKGVVRTLPVLINNDIVYWIGAVLLGWSSGHGSSLGMMYVSGTVAPEHAATAGMLGGATLVTGITCGLVFAFFAPAPLVAAALWAAA; from the exons GTTGGGAGGCCGAGGAGAAGGCGCCGTTCCTTCGCAACGAGCCGGTCAAACTCACGCCGGCCTGGGAGGGCTCCAACCTGCCCAATGACACCCTCAACCTCAAAG GTATAGCCATGGACCTAACTCCACCAAAGGACCGATGGCACCTCATCTATATAACCCTCTTGATACACGGGCTCGGCACGCTGACGGCTTGGAATATGTTCATCACGGCCAAG GACTACTTTACCACATACAAGTTGGTTAATACGTGGTACGAGGCCAAGTACATGGACTACACAGGGCTCGCCGCACAGATACCCAACTTCTTGTTCAGCTGGTTCAACGTGTTCGTTAAGTTAGG CGGAAACCTGACCACGCGTATCGTGTGGTCTCTCAGCATGGAGGTGCTAATATTCGTGTTCACGATCGTGATGGCCATGGTGGACAGCAGCCAGTGGCCGGGGATTTTCTTCTGGCTGACACTCGTTTCCATCTTCTTGTTGAACG GCTGCAACGCGATCTTCCAAAACTCCGTGTACGGCGTGGCGGCGCGCCTGCCGCCGCAGTACACGGGCGCCGTGGTGCTCGGCTCCAACGTGTGCGGCACGCTCGTCGTGCTCGTGGAGTGGGCCTCCGCCAGCGTCGGCGGCAGCAAGCGCACGGCCGCCATCTACTACTTCATCGCGGGCATGTTCGTGCTCCTAATATGCTTCGATACTTACTTCGCGATGCCTTTAAAC aGGTTCTACCGCTACCACGACACGCTGCAACAGCGTACATTACGCGTGAATCCGGCGCTGGCCGCCACCGGACAAGAAGACACAAAGAAGAAGATACCATACAAAACCATCTTCCGGCAATCCTGGGTGCAGCTGTATAACATATGGCTGGTGTTCTTCGTGTCGCTGGCCGTGTTCCCCAGTGTTCATTCAG ATGTGAAGGCCAGCACGCCAGGTTTCCTCGGAGACAACTTCATGAGGCTCACCTGTTTCCTCACCTTCAATCTTACAGCCATGATTGGAAACATCACTGCCAGTTTGTTCCCATAT CCCACGAAACGCTGGCTATCCATCTTCACGACCGCCCGCCTGGCCTTCATCCCATTCTTCCTTCTCTGCAACTACCAGCCCAAGGGCGTGGTGCGGACGCTGCCGGTGCTCATCAATAATGACATCGTGTATTGGATCGGCGCAGTGCTGTTAGGGTGGAGTTCTGGACATGGCAGCTCCTTGGGGATGATGTATGTTAGCGG TACGGTGGCACCCGAGCACGCCGCCACGGCCGGCATGCTGGGCGGCGCCACGCTGGTGACGGGCATCACGTGCGGGCTCGTGTTCGCCTTCTtcgcgcccgcgccgctcgtCGCCGCCGCGCTGTGGGCGGCCGCCTAG
- the LOC133529492 gene encoding equilibrative nucleoside transporter 1 isoform X1, giving the protein MEMSYQGGAEAESLLRPDQRNAVVMPTGARAGWEAEEKAPFLRNEPVKLTPAWEGSNLPNDTLNLKGIAMDLTPPKDRWHLIYITLLIHGLGTLTAWNMFITAKDYFTTYKLVNTWYEAKYMDYTGLAAQIPNFLFSWFNVFVKLGGNLTTRIVWSLSMEVLIFVFTIVMAMVDSSQWPGIFFWLTLVSIFLLNGCNAIFQNSVYGVAARLPPQYTGAVVLGSNVCGTLVVLVEWASASVGGSKRTAAIYYFIAGMFVLLICFDTYFAMPLNRFYRYHDTLQQRTLRVNPALAATGQEDTKKKIPYKTIFRQSWVQLYNIWLVFFVSLAVFPSVHSDVKASTPGFLGDNFMRLTCFLTFNLTAMIGNITASLFPYPTKRWLSIFTTARLAFIPFFLLCNYQPKGVVRTLPVLINNDIVYWIGAVLLGWSSGHGSSLGMMYVSGTVAPEHAATAGMLGGATLVTGITCGLVFAFFAPAPLVAAALWAAA; this is encoded by the exons caGGTTGGGAGGCCGAGGAGAAGGCGCCGTTCCTTCGCAACGAGCCGGTCAAACTCACGCCGGCCTGGGAGGGCTCCAACCTGCCCAATGACACCCTCAACCTCAAAG GTATAGCCATGGACCTAACTCCACCAAAGGACCGATGGCACCTCATCTATATAACCCTCTTGATACACGGGCTCGGCACGCTGACGGCTTGGAATATGTTCATCACGGCCAAG GACTACTTTACCACATACAAGTTGGTTAATACGTGGTACGAGGCCAAGTACATGGACTACACAGGGCTCGCCGCACAGATACCCAACTTCTTGTTCAGCTGGTTCAACGTGTTCGTTAAGTTAGG CGGAAACCTGACCACGCGTATCGTGTGGTCTCTCAGCATGGAGGTGCTAATATTCGTGTTCACGATCGTGATGGCCATGGTGGACAGCAGCCAGTGGCCGGGGATTTTCTTCTGGCTGACACTCGTTTCCATCTTCTTGTTGAACG GCTGCAACGCGATCTTCCAAAACTCCGTGTACGGCGTGGCGGCGCGCCTGCCGCCGCAGTACACGGGCGCCGTGGTGCTCGGCTCCAACGTGTGCGGCACGCTCGTCGTGCTCGTGGAGTGGGCCTCCGCCAGCGTCGGCGGCAGCAAGCGCACGGCCGCCATCTACTACTTCATCGCGGGCATGTTCGTGCTCCTAATATGCTTCGATACTTACTTCGCGATGCCTTTAAAC aGGTTCTACCGCTACCACGACACGCTGCAACAGCGTACATTACGCGTGAATCCGGCGCTGGCCGCCACCGGACAAGAAGACACAAAGAAGAAGATACCATACAAAACCATCTTCCGGCAATCCTGGGTGCAGCTGTATAACATATGGCTGGTGTTCTTCGTGTCGCTGGCCGTGTTCCCCAGTGTTCATTCAG ATGTGAAGGCCAGCACGCCAGGTTTCCTCGGAGACAACTTCATGAGGCTCACCTGTTTCCTCACCTTCAATCTTACAGCCATGATTGGAAACATCACTGCCAGTTTGTTCCCATAT CCCACGAAACGCTGGCTATCCATCTTCACGACCGCCCGCCTGGCCTTCATCCCATTCTTCCTTCTCTGCAACTACCAGCCCAAGGGCGTGGTGCGGACGCTGCCGGTGCTCATCAATAATGACATCGTGTATTGGATCGGCGCAGTGCTGTTAGGGTGGAGTTCTGGACATGGCAGCTCCTTGGGGATGATGTATGTTAGCGG TACGGTGGCACCCGAGCACGCCGCCACGGCCGGCATGCTGGGCGGCGCCACGCTGGTGACGGGCATCACGTGCGGGCTCGTGTTCGCCTTCTtcgcgcccgcgccgctcgtCGCCGCCGCGCTGTGGGCGGCCGCCTAG